In Tsuneonella amylolytica, one genomic interval encodes:
- a CDS encoding EI24 domain-containing protein encodes MTGIARSFALALGQLGDRRILGVLAKSMAITLAIVAALAAIAWRGTAALAERYAAGWDELGGLAGVLLAVVGGWLLFRVIALAVLQFFADAVVRAVEARHYPAEAASARELPLAEDAGNAVRGLVRAVLVNLVALPVGLLLLVTGVGTAVWFWAINAWLLGRELTDMVWLRHRPPPSSSGSAAALPLSALTRFALGGIVAGMLLVPFANLLAPVLGAAMATHLVHSRKGRS; translated from the coding sequence ATGACCGGTATCGCCCGATCCTTCGCCCTCGCGCTCGGCCAGCTCGGCGACCGGCGCATTCTCGGCGTGCTGGCGAAAAGCATGGCCATCACGCTTGCGATCGTGGCCGCGCTGGCGGCCATCGCGTGGCGCGGGACGGCCGCCCTCGCCGAACGCTACGCCGCGGGCTGGGATGAGCTCGGCGGCCTGGCGGGCGTGCTGCTCGCGGTGGTCGGGGGATGGCTGCTGTTCCGCGTGATCGCACTGGCGGTGCTGCAGTTCTTCGCCGACGCGGTGGTCCGGGCGGTGGAGGCGCGGCACTATCCAGCCGAAGCCGCGAGCGCGCGCGAGCTGCCGCTTGCCGAGGATGCGGGCAACGCCGTACGCGGGCTCGTGCGCGCGGTGCTCGTCAACCTCGTCGCGCTGCCGGTGGGCCTTCTCCTGCTGGTGACGGGTGTCGGCACCGCGGTGTGGTTCTGGGCGATCAATGCCTGGCTGCTGGGGCGCGAGCTGACCGATATGGTCTGGCTGCGCCACCGTCCGCCACCGTCTTCGTCGGGCAGCGCCGCCGCCCTGCCGCTTTCGGCCTTGACGCGGTTCGCGCTGGGCGGGATCGTCGCGGGCATGCTGCTGGTGCCGTTCGCCAACCTGCTCGCACCCGTGTTGGGCGCGGCGATGGCGACGCATCTCGTCCATTCGAGAAAAGGCCGATCGTGA
- a CDS encoding adenosine kinase — MAASDDATIERLSLSKGGMTLVDADGAARLYEAMGPAKEISGGSAANTLAGLAALGSRCAFIGQVADDQFGRVFAHDIRAGGIDFETPVRGESEPPTAQCLIFVTPDAQRTMNTFLGASQYLPAAALDEDQIAAARVLYLEGYLWDPEEPRAAMRRAIDAARGAGREVAFTLSEVFVIDRHGDDFRTLVDEGLIDVLFANHTELAALTREDDFEAGIAALRNKVPTLVVTKGADGAVAVKGGERAEVPAEPTKVVDTTGAGDLFAAGFLHGHVNGEPLETCLRRGAICAAEIISHYGARPEANLEALMAEKLG, encoded by the coding sequence ATGGCCGCCAGCGACGACGCGACGATCGAGCGCCTGTCGCTCAGCAAGGGCGGGATGACGCTGGTCGATGCCGATGGCGCGGCGCGCCTTTACGAGGCGATGGGCCCGGCGAAGGAAATCTCCGGCGGCTCGGCAGCCAACACGCTCGCCGGGCTCGCGGCGCTCGGCAGCCGGTGCGCCTTCATCGGCCAGGTCGCCGACGATCAGTTCGGCCGCGTCTTTGCGCACGACATCCGCGCCGGCGGGATCGACTTCGAGACCCCGGTGCGCGGTGAAAGCGAGCCGCCGACCGCGCAGTGCCTGATCTTCGTCACGCCCGACGCGCAGCGCACGATGAACACCTTCCTCGGTGCCAGCCAGTACCTCCCCGCCGCCGCGCTCGACGAGGACCAGATCGCCGCGGCCCGCGTGCTCTATCTCGAAGGGTACCTGTGGGATCCGGAAGAACCGCGCGCCGCGATGCGCCGGGCGATCGATGCCGCGCGCGGGGCGGGGCGCGAGGTCGCCTTCACCCTGTCCGAAGTCTTCGTGATCGACCGCCACGGCGACGATTTCCGCACGCTCGTCGACGAAGGGTTGATCGACGTCCTCTTCGCCAACCACACCGAACTCGCCGCCCTGACGCGCGAGGACGATTTCGAAGCTGGCATCGCCGCGCTGCGCAACAAGGTACCGACACTGGTCGTCACCAAGGGGGCGGACGGCGCGGTGGCGGTGAAGGGCGGCGAGCGGGCCGAAGTCCCCGCCGAACCGACGAAAGTCGTCGACACCACCGGCGCGGGCGACCTGTTCGCCGCCGGCTTCCTGCACGGCCACGTGAACGGCGAACCGCTCGAGACATGCCTGCGCCGCGGCGCGATCTGCGCGGCCGAGATCATCAGCCACTACGGCGCCCGGCCCGAAGCAAACCTCGAAGCGCTGATGGCGGAAAAGCTGGGCTGA
- the purD gene encoding phosphoribosylamine--glycine ligase: protein MNILLLGGGGREHALAWKLAQSRLLTETGDRLYAAPGNPGIAEHAELVVLDATDHGAVIAFCEGQRIGMVVVGPEAPLVDGLADSLRAAGIRVFGPSKAAAQLEGSKGFTKDLCERAGIPTARYVRTATLAEAVAALAEFKPPYVLKADGLAAGKGVVIADTRDEAEAALADMFGGSFGTAGAEVVIEEFMDGEEASFFALTDGATVLAFGSAQDHKRVGEGDTGPNTGGMGAYSPARCLTPLLRGEVIERIVAPTVRALADAGTPYSGVLFAGLMLTSEGPKLIEYNCRFGDPECQVLMMRLEADLGELMLACAEDRLSRMPPVKMGKAVALTVVMAAEGYPGTPAKGGAINLTGAEAGGAKVFHAGTAKADGALVANGGRVLSVTATGSSVTEAAERAYAAVDAIDFSTGFCRRDIGWREVAREDAAG, encoded by the coding sequence ATGAACATCCTTTTGCTGGGCGGCGGCGGGCGCGAACATGCGCTGGCGTGGAAGCTCGCGCAATCCCGGCTGCTGACGGAGACCGGAGATAGGCTCTACGCCGCGCCGGGCAACCCTGGCATCGCCGAGCACGCCGAACTGGTCGTACTGGACGCAACCGATCACGGCGCGGTGATCGCGTTCTGCGAAGGGCAGCGCATCGGCATGGTCGTGGTCGGGCCCGAGGCACCGCTGGTGGACGGGCTGGCCGATTCGCTGCGCGCGGCGGGCATACGCGTGTTCGGGCCGTCGAAAGCCGCTGCGCAACTCGAAGGCAGCAAGGGGTTCACCAAGGACCTGTGCGAGCGTGCCGGCATCCCCACCGCCCGCTATGTCCGCACCGCCACCCTTGCCGAAGCCGTCGCCGCGCTCGCCGAATTCAAGCCGCCCTACGTGCTCAAGGCCGACGGGCTCGCCGCGGGCAAGGGCGTGGTCATCGCGGACACTCGCGACGAGGCGGAGGCCGCGCTCGCCGACATGTTCGGCGGCAGTTTCGGAACCGCCGGAGCCGAGGTGGTGATCGAGGAATTCATGGACGGCGAGGAAGCGAGTTTCTTCGCCCTCACCGACGGGGCCACCGTGCTCGCGTTCGGCAGTGCGCAGGACCACAAGCGCGTGGGCGAGGGCGACACCGGCCCCAACACCGGCGGCATGGGCGCCTACAGCCCCGCCCGCTGCCTCACCCCGCTGCTGCGCGGCGAAGTGATCGAACGCATCGTCGCGCCCACCGTCCGCGCGCTGGCCGATGCGGGTACCCCCTATTCCGGCGTGCTGTTCGCTGGGCTGATGCTGACGAGCGAAGGGCCCAAGCTCATCGAGTACAACTGCCGGTTCGGCGATCCCGAATGCCAGGTCCTGATGATGCGCCTGGAAGCCGACCTCGGCGAACTGATGCTGGCCTGCGCCGAGGACCGCCTGAGCCGGATGCCGCCGGTCAAGATGGGCAAGGCGGTCGCGCTGACGGTGGTCATGGCGGCGGAGGGGTATCCGGGCACCCCGGCGAAAGGCGGCGCGATCAATCTGACGGGCGCAGAGGCAGGCGGCGCGAAGGTGTTCCACGCCGGCACCGCCAAAGCCGACGGCGCCCTCGTCGCGAACGGAGGCCGAGTCCTCAGCGTGACCGCCACCGGAAGCTCGGTAACCGAAGCGGCCGAACGGGCCTACGCCGCGGTCGATGCGATCGACTTTTCCACCGGCTTCTGCCGCCGCGACATCGGCTGGCGCGAAGTAGCAAGGGAAGATGCCGCTGGATGA
- the xseA gene encoding exodeoxyribonuclease VII large subunit produces MPAPDPFDDSAGGLVAKGRAGDNAEPLSVSDLSNLLKRTVEDRFGFVRLRGELSGVKRAASGHLYCALKDEKAVIDGVMWRGSVQGMGFVPEDGLEVVASGKLTTYPGRSKYQIVIDRLELAGEGALLALLEKTRQRLAAEGLFDQGRKRALPYLPATIGVVTSPTGAVIRDILHRLADRFPSRVIVWPVLVQGQGAAAQVASAVRGFSALPEGHAHRPDLLIVARGGGSIEDLWSFNEEVVVRAIAECTIPTISAVGHETDTTLADHAADRRAPTPTAAAEIAVPVRRDLAATLADFAARKQRCALRPVELGRERLEARVRRMPRIEALLAPQAQRLDDLTARLRQGLRDRASGGRERLARLRLNPAILQRAQRDAAMRLNGARLSPGLLSARIARDRQGFSATERLLSSLSPYAPLQRGFALVRGPDGSLVRSVAEAANLPSLSVRFADGSVDVVPEGSTPVQRKPRAQPPVRRPADPPRQDDLFG; encoded by the coding sequence ATGCCCGCTCCCGACCCGTTCGATGATAGTGCCGGTGGGCTGGTAGCGAAGGGGCGCGCCGGCGACAACGCCGAGCCGCTGAGTGTGTCGGACCTGTCGAACCTCCTGAAGCGCACGGTGGAGGACCGCTTCGGCTTCGTCCGCCTGCGCGGCGAACTGTCGGGCGTGAAGCGGGCGGCATCCGGCCACCTCTATTGCGCGCTCAAGGACGAAAAGGCGGTGATCGACGGCGTCATGTGGCGCGGGTCGGTGCAAGGGATGGGCTTCGTGCCCGAAGACGGACTGGAGGTCGTCGCGTCCGGCAAGCTGACGACCTATCCCGGCCGCTCGAAGTACCAGATCGTGATCGACCGGCTGGAACTGGCGGGCGAGGGGGCGCTGCTGGCGCTGCTCGAGAAGACGCGCCAGCGGCTCGCGGCCGAGGGACTGTTCGACCAGGGGCGCAAGCGGGCACTGCCCTACCTGCCGGCGACGATCGGCGTCGTCACCAGCCCCACTGGCGCGGTGATCCGCGACATCCTCCACCGCCTCGCCGACCGCTTTCCCAGCCGGGTGATCGTCTGGCCGGTGCTGGTCCAGGGACAGGGCGCCGCGGCGCAGGTGGCAAGCGCCGTGCGCGGTTTCTCCGCCCTGCCGGAAGGGCACGCGCACCGGCCCGACCTGCTGATCGTCGCGCGCGGCGGCGGCTCGATCGAGGACCTGTGGAGCTTCAACGAGGAGGTCGTCGTCCGCGCGATCGCGGAGTGCACCATTCCCACGATCAGCGCGGTGGGGCACGAAACCGACACGACGCTGGCCGATCATGCCGCCGATCGCCGCGCGCCCACGCCCACCGCCGCTGCCGAGATCGCGGTGCCGGTCCGGCGCGATCTTGCCGCCACGCTCGCCGATTTCGCCGCACGCAAGCAGCGCTGTGCTTTACGCCCGGTGGAACTGGGGCGCGAACGGCTGGAAGCGCGCGTGCGCCGGATGCCGCGCATCGAGGCGCTGCTCGCCCCGCAGGCGCAGCGGCTCGACGATCTCACCGCCCGGTTGCGGCAGGGCCTGCGCGACCGGGCAAGCGGCGGGCGCGAGCGACTGGCGCGGCTGCGGCTCAATCCGGCGATCCTCCAGCGGGCGCAGCGCGATGCGGCGATGCGGCTCAATGGCGCGCGGCTGTCACCCGGATTGCTCTCCGCCCGCATCGCGCGCGACCGGCAGGGGTTTTCCGCGACCGAACGCCTGCTCTCCTCGCTCAGCCCATACGCGCCGCTGCAGCGCGGGTTCGCGCTCGTCCGCGGCCCCGACGGTTCGCTCGTACGCTCCGTTGCCGAGGCGGCGAATTTGCCGTCGCTCTCGGTTCGCTTCGCCGACGGTTCGGTCGACGTCGTGCCGGAGGGAAGCACGCCAGTGCAGCGCAAGCCGCGTGCCCAGCCGCCCGTGCGCCGCCCGGCCGACCCGCCGCGGCAAGACGATTTGTTCGGCTGA